A genomic window from Glycine max cultivar Williams 82 chromosome 17, Glycine_max_v4.0, whole genome shotgun sequence includes:
- the LOC102665086 gene encoding E3 ubiquitin-protein ligase RING1-like — MNPMMIEPANISSSSSFNINPKIVEERMGPYHIRVINEQVVKPNPRDTLRFDVTVTLRQFSIYDWRLRLIRTSTLLETSTSISFQSLFEDNQDFLLSVLSNPECSHYFIPRSFDQISRNIVSVVQRALEVQSSPSSAESADFECEGFPLTLDIFVDTLEEVDEGRLALIEEESIQQEVAMIPASNEAIHSLQAFTDPLFLKTEKCNICMDEFYAQEGNEDDVKLLSSSSMPCGHVFHHQCIVKWLQTSHTCPLCRYPMPSVHD, encoded by the coding sequence ATGAACCCAATGATGATCGAACCTGCAAACATTAGTTCTTCGTCATCCTTCAATATCAACCCCAAAATTGTTGAAGAAAGAATGGGTCCCTACCACATTCGTGTGATAAATGAACAAGTGGTGAAGCCCAATCCCAGAGATACATTGAGATTCGATGTGACTGTTACCCTTCGacaattttcaatttatgaCTGGCGTCTGCGTCTCATAAGAACCTCAACCTTGTTGGAAACTTCAACATCCATAAGCTTCCAAAGCTTGTTTGAAGATAATCAAGATTTTTTACTATCAGTGTTATCCAACCCAGAATGTTCTCACTACTTCATCCCAAGAAGCTTTGATCAAATATCACGGAATATTGTTTCCGTTGTTCAACGAGCCTTGGAGGTTCAGAGCTCCCCTTCTTCGGCTGAGTCTGCAGATTTCGAATGCGAAGGGTTCCCTTTGACTTTAGATATTTTCGTGGACACGCTGGAAGAAGTAGATGAAGGAAGGCTTGCACTAATAGAAGAGGAGTCCATACAGCAAGAGGTCGCAATGATTCCAGCCTCCAATGAAGCCATACACTCCCTGCAAGCGTTCACAGATCCACTCTTCCTCAAGACTGAAAAGTGTAATATTTGCATGGATGAGTTTTATGCTCAAGAGGGTAATGAAGATGATGTCAAGTTATTGTCTTCTTCGTCAATGCCATGCGGTCATGTGTTTCATCATCAATGCATCGTGAAGTGGCTGCAAACCAGTCACACGTGTCCCTTGTGTCGCTACCCTATGCCCTCTGTCCACGACTAG
- the LOC100795255 gene encoding actin-related protein 2/3 complex subunit 3, with protein sequence MVYHSSFVNEDGVSRACGCPLLPLKSHIKGPAPVSDQDRTDIVDEAITFFRANVFFRNFDIKSPADKLLIYLTFYINVALKRLEGCRTLAEGTKAIINLGLEKVPVPGESGFPFPGLFPLPQSHKEAELFRNYLKQIREETSGRLLSVAYRPNGTPNKWWLAFAKRKFMNIIIP encoded by the exons ATG GTTTATCACTCTAGTTTTGTGAATGAAGATGGAGTGAGTAGAGCATGTGGGTGCCCTCTTCTTCCTCTCAAGAGCCACATTAAGGGACCTGCTCCTGTTTCAGATCAAG ACAGAACTGATATTGTGGATGAAGCCATAACCTTCTTCCGAGCCAATGTGTTCTTCAGAAACTTTGACATCAAGAGCCCTGCTGATAAGCTTCTCATATACTTGACCTTTTACATTAATGTTGCTCTCAAGAGGCTTGAAGGTTGCAGAACCTTGGCAGAAGGAACCAAGGCAATCATCAACTTGGGTCTCGAAAAGGTTCCTGTCCCTGGAGAGTCTGGCTTTCCATTTCCGGGCCTTTTCCCTCTTCCTCAATCACACAAGGAAGCAG AATTATTCAGAAATTATTTGAAGCAGATTAGGGAAGAAACAAGTGGGAGGTTACTGAGCGTTGCATACAGACCTAATGGCACTCCAAATAAATGGTGGTTGGCATTTGCAAAGAGaaaatttatgaatataatCATCCCTTGA